Proteins from one Fragaria vesca subsp. vesca linkage group LG6, FraVesHawaii_1.0, whole genome shotgun sequence genomic window:
- the LOC101302384 gene encoding putative pentatricopeptide repeat-containing protein At3g49142-like has translation MLKLKHQAFLLRNHGIPRFHKFASASAIADTTITHSHIQEVPQPQIQPFSDPDFFITAVLSSRNISHIRQVHAQVAVNGILQHLTVANKLLHMYVQHKALGDAYALFSGMVEKTAVAWSIMVGGFLKGGDFSNGFATVRELIRCGMPPDNYTLPFVMRAVGIRGTLKWEDMYAKCRVIDDARQLFDNMPNRDLVTWTVMIGGYAECRNASESLVLVDRMIDEGVVPDRVTMVTVVNACAKFGAMHKARLVSDYIFRNKFYLDVILGTAMIDMYAKCGCVDSARIIFGWIQVKNVRTWSAMISAYGYHGRGKEALDVFEMMSSSGVLPNAVTFISLLYACSHSGLTEEGLQFFSLMWDKYAVRAGVKHYTCVVDLLGRAGKLDEALKLVESMEVEKDEGLWSALLGACRVHGDLDLAEKAASSLLELLPDNPGHYILLSNIYARAGRWKEVAKMRNLMTQRSLKKIPGYTWIEIDDKNYQFGVGDRTHPQSQNFYAMLKSLSHKLELAGYVPDTNFVLHDVDEEVKVEMLSPIVRSWQLHLALSPLLMELLSELERILEFVVTATHLPSLYQLLHKGRSLSVMQTGFTTSEKGHVLVEIIGN, from the exons ATGCTCAAATTGAAACACCAGGCATTCCTTCTCCGAAACCATGGCATCCCTAGATTCCACAAGTTTGCTTCAGCATCTGCCATAGCTGACACCACAATCACCCATTCTCATATACAAGAAGTGCCACAACCTCAGATTCAGCCTTTTTCGGACCCCGACTTCTTCATCACTGCTGTGCTGAGCTCTAGAAACATCTCTCACATCAGACAAGTCCACGCCCAAGTTGCCGTCAATGGAATTCTCCAACACCTCACTGTTGCAAACAAGCTCCTCCACATGTATGTACAACATAAAGCGTTGGGTGATGCTTATGCTCTGTTTAGTGGTATGGTGGAAAAGACTGCAGTTGCTTGGAGTATAATGGTTGGTGGGTTTCTGAAGGGTGGTGATTTTAGTAATGGTTTCGCAACAGTTAGGGAGCTTATTCGATGTGGGATGCCGCCGGATAATTACACGTTGCCTTTTGTGATGAGGGCTGTAGGGATTCGAGGGACCTTAAAATGGGAAG ACATGTATGCGAAATGCAGGGTTATAGATGATGCACGCCAGCTGTTTGATAATATGCCTAACAGAGATCTTGTAACATGGACAGTGATGATTGGTGGATATGCTGAGTGCAGGAATGCGAGTGAGTCTTTGGTTTTGGTTGATAGGATGATAGATGAAGGCGTGGTTCCTGATAGGGTTACTATGGTGACCGTTGTTAATGCGTGTGCAAAGTTCGGGGCTATGCATAAGGCCAGGCTTGTTAGTGATTATATATTTAGGAATAAGTTTTACTTGGATGTGATCTTGGGGACGGCAATGATTGATATGTATGCAAAGTGTGGTTGTGTTGATTCCGCGAGGATAATTTTTGGTTGGATACAAGTGAAAAATGTTAGAACATGGAGTGCCATGATTTCAGCTTATGGTTATCATGGGCGCGGCAAGGAAGCTCTTGATGTATTTGAGATGATGTCGAGCAGTGGAGTGTTACCAAATGCAGTAACGTTTATTTCACTGTTATATGCTTGTAGTCATTCGGGCTTGACTGAAGAGGGTCTGCAGTTTTTCTCATTGATGTGGGATAAATATGCTGTCAGAGCAGGTGTTAAACATTATACTTGTGTGGTGGATCTTCTAGGCCGTGCTGGGAAACTTGATGAGGCCTTGAAATTGGTTGAGAGTATGGAAGTTGAGAAAGACGAGGGGTTATGGAGTGCTTTGCTTGGGGCATGTAGAGTTCATGGGGATCTAGACCTAGCAGAAAAGGCAGCTAGTTCACTTCTTGAACTACTGCCCGACAACCCAGGGCATTACATATTGCTATCAAATATTTATGCAAGAGCAGGGAGGTGGAAAGAAGTGGCAAAGATGAGAAATCTGATGACCCAGAGGAGTCTAAAGAAAATACCTGGTTATACTTGGATTGAGATAGACGACAAAAATTACCAATTTGGTGTTGGAGATAGGACTCATCCACAATCACAAAACTTTTATGCCATGCTGAAGAGTTTGAGTCACAAACTGGAGTTGGCTGGTTATGTCCCTGATACAAATTTTGTGTTACATGATGTTGATGAGGAAGTTAAAGTGGAAATGTTGTCACCCATAGTGAGAAGTTGGCAATTGCATTTGGCCTTATCGCCACTTCTGATGGAACTCCTATCAGAATTAGAAAGAATCTTAGAGTTTGTGGTGACTGCCACACATTTACCAAGTTTGTATCAGCTATTACACAAAGGGAGATCATTGTCCGTGATGCAAACCGGTTTCACCACTTCAGAGAAGGGACATGTTCTTGTGGAGATTATTGGTAATTGA
- the LOC101299974 gene encoding 125 kDa kinesin-related protein-like: protein MSGRPEKEKGVNVQVLLRCRPFSDDELRSNAPQVITCNEYQREVAVSQSIAGKHIDRVFTFDKVFGPNAQQKDLYDQAVIPIVHEVLEGFNCTIFAYGQTGTGKTYTMEGECKKAKAGSNGELPPGAGVIPRAVQQIFDTLEGQCAEYSVKVTFLELYNEEITDLLAPEELSRVSVEEKQKKQLPLMEDGKGGVLVRGLEEEIVTSASEIFTLLERGSAKRRTAETLLNKQSSRSHSLFSITIHIKEATPEGEELIKCGKLNLVDLAGSENISRSGAREVRAREAGEINKSLLTLGRVINALVEHVGHIPYRDSKLTRLLRDSLGGRTKTCIIATVSPAVHCLEETLSTLDYAHRAKNIKNKPEVNQKMMKSTLIKDLYGEIERLKAEVYAAREKNGVYIPKERYYQEESERKAMADKIEQMGLTQETHQKKFEELHDKYVVQVRECHDLSSKLESTEKTLDHTARLLSNTEEDLMKCRYALKEKDFIISEQKKAENALTLQACALQSELEKALQDNASLFQKIGREDKLCADNRLVVNSYQEDLAKRIGSLCQMVETSMSRQNEHLQGVENLCQSFLLAHEKAVMEMKKKVASSRALYVSHIEAVQNVVRFHKASSNAGLDEISSLASANAHSIEEFLASEAGESATIFQNLLSGLSTQQGEMTIFAKELKQKFHDSINQTKEISEYSQGFLHKLMEESRRLEDHVTNANDIKMKSIAEFQKAYDEQSKSDAEKLIANISNLVTNHICRQKEMVDAKLVDFRESAIADKSFLDGHVSTMDGISTDAKRKWMEFSMQAENDAKDGVDYSAAKHCRMEVLLQQSVSTADSAAKHWNKTQDSVNDMGNKHVSAMGSLIRNASDSNEQHDTEINSARTTVEEEVAKDSEDALRHVESMDEQERESISGILEVVKAQSTTLKTFQEDHSGQAASIEERARDTFQNQYMDYEPCGSTPAKAEPEVPTKGTIESLRAMPMEALVEEFRENNSYESFDVKELKPSLIPRSPLAQLN from the exons ATGTCCGGCCGTCCCGAGAAGGAGAAAGGCGTCAACGTCCAGGTCCTTCTCCGATGCAG GCCGTTTAGTGACGATGAGTTGCGGAGCAACGCGCCGCAGGTTATCACTTGTAATGAGTACCAGCGGGAAGTGGCGGTTTCTCAGAGCATTGCGGGGAAGCATATCGATAGGGTTTTCACTTTCGATAAG GTGTTTGGTCCCAATGCGCAGCAGAAGGATCTTTATGACCAAGCTGTGATTCCCATTGTACATGAAGTGTTGGAAGGCTTTAACTGTACCATTTTTGCTTATGGTCAGACTGGTACAGGGAAGACCTACACAATGGAGGGTGAATGCAAAAAGGCCAAG GCTGGGTCTAATGGAGAATTGCCTCCTGGAGCTGGAGTTATTCCGAGGGCTGTCCAGCAGATTTTTGATACCCTTGAGGGCCAATGCGCGGAGTACAGTGTCAAAGTTACGTTTTTAGAGCTTTACAATGAGGAGATTACTGATCTGCTCGCCCCAGAAGAATTGTCTAGAGTTTCTGTGGAGGAGAAGCAGAAAAAGCAATTGCCTCTGATGGAGGACGGGAAAGGTGGAGTACTGGTAAGAGGTCTGGAGGAGGAAATTGTGACGAGTGCTAGTGAGATTTTCACTCTTCTTGAAAGGGGGTCTGCAAAACGTCGCACTGCTGAAACTTTATTGAACAAACAATCTAG TCGGTCACATTCTCTCTTTTCCATCACAATACACATCAAAGAAGCAACTCCAGAAGGTGAGGAGCTTATCAAGTGTGGAAAGTTGAACTTGGTAGATTTGGCTGGCTCAGAAAACATATCCCGTTCTGGTGCTAGAGAG GTTCGTGCACGAGAAGCCGGAGAAATCAACAAAAGTTTACTGACATTAGGGCGAGTAATCAATGCTTTGGTGGAACATGTTGGACATATTCCTTACAG GGATAGCAAGCTTACTAGGTTACTTCGCGATTCACTTGGTGGAAGAACGAAGACTTGTATAATTGCCACAGTCTCACCTGCTGTCCATTGTCTGGAAGAAACCCTGAGCACATTGGATTACGCACACAGGGCCAAAAATATAAAGAACAAGCCTGAG GTGAATCAAAAGATGATGAAATCAACACTTATAAAGGATCTTTACGGTGAAATTGAACGGCTTAAGGCAG AGGTGTATGCTGCACGTGAGAAGAATGGAGTCTATATCCCAAAGGAGCGATACTATCAGGAGGAAAGTGAAAGAAAG GCTATGGCTGATAAGATTGAGCAAATGGGGCTCACCCAAGAAACCCATCAAAAG AAATTTGAAGAGTTGCACGATAAATATGTTGTTCAGGTCCGAGAGTGCCATGATTTGAGCAGCAAACTTGAATCCACTGAG AAAACATTGGATCATACTGCTAGATTGCTTTCCAACACTGAGGAAGACTTGATGAAATGTCGCTATGCTTTGAAGGAGAAAGATTTTATTATCTCTGAGCAGAAAAAAGCTG AAAATGCTTTGACTCTTCAAGCATGCGCTTTGCAGTCTGAGTTGGAGAAAGCACTCCAGGATAATGCGTCATTGTTCCAAAAAATTG GTAGAGAGGACAAGCTGTGTGCTGATAATAGGTTGGTAGTGAATAGTTACCAGGAAGATCTTGCCAAACGAATTGGTTCCCTTTGCCAGATGGTGGAAACTTCAATGTCTCGTCAGAATGAACACCTTCAGGGTGTCGAGAACCTCTGTCAGTCCTTTTTATTGGCCCATGAAAAG GCTGTTATGGAAATGAAGAAGAAAGTGGCATCTTCAAGGGCTTTGTATGTTTCTCATATTGAGGCAGTGCAAAATGTTGTGCGTTTCCACAAGGCGAGCTCTAATGCTGGTCTAGATGAAATTTCATCTTTGGCTTCTGCCAATGCACATTCTATTGAAGAA TTTCTAGCTTCAGAGGCTGGTGAATCAGCTACGATATTTCAGAATCTTTTGAGTGGTCTCTCAACACAGCAAGGGGAGATGACAATTTTTGCAAAGGAATTGAAACAG AAATTTCATGATAGTATTAATCAAACAAAGGAGATTTCTGAGTACTCTCAAGGATTTTTACACAAGCTAATGGAAGAATCAAGAAGGCTTGAAGATCATGTGACAAATGCTAACGATATTAAAATGAAGAGCATTGCTGAATTTCAAAAGGCCTATGAT GAGCAGTCAAAATCTGATGCAGAGAAGCTTATTGCCAATATTTCTAATTTGGTCACCAATCACATTTGTCGTCAAAAAGAGATG GTGGATGCCAAGCTTGTTGATTTTAGAGAAAGTGCAATTGCAGACAAGTCTTTCTTGGATGGGCACGTTTCCACTATGGATGGTATTTCAACAGATGCAAAACGAAAATGGATGGAATTTTCTATGCAAGCAGAGAATGATGCTAAGGATGGTGTTGATTACTCTGCTGCAAAGCATTGCCGCATGGAGGTACTTCTGCAGCAAAG TGTAAGTACTGCTGATTCAGCTGCAAAGCACTGGAACAAGACACAGGACTCTGTGAATGATATGGGAAATAAACATGTTTCAGCCATGGGGTCGCTTATCAG GAATGCTTCTGATAGTAATGAGCAACATGACACTGAAATCAATTCAGCGAGGACTACAGTCGAGGAAGAGGTGGCAAAGGATAGTGAGGATGCCCTTCGGCATGTAGAAA GTATGGATGAGCAGGAGCGGGAATCTATATCCGGAATCTTGGAGGTTGTCAAGGCTCAATCAACCACCCTCAAGACTTTCCAGGAGGATCACTCTGGGCAAGCTGCATCAATTGAAGAGAGGGCCCGTGATACCTTCCAGAACCAATATATG GATTATGAACCCTGTGGTTCTACACCAGCAAAGGCTGAACCAGAAGTACCAACCAAGGGAACAATTGAGTCACTACGAGCCATGCCAATGGAAGCTCTTGTTGAGGAATTTCGAGAAAACAATTCATACGAATCATTTGATGTGAAGGAGCTGAAACCTTCTCTTATACCACGCTCGCCACTTGCACAACTAAACTAA
- the LOC101300265 gene encoding uncharacterized protein LOC101300265, whose amino-acid sequence MSDRNPIPAPTSPDSIARPVGGTEYSWCKAVPVGTGITVLALLLTKPPNIPLLQNALHNLQNSHPILRSNLHFDSATNSFSFLTPPSPHLQIQPFDLPSTASILRPSSAVSPFHQILEHELNLNTWRNPHPPSADADTDVFFASTYGLSESRWALVLRLHTSACDRAAAVALLKELLGSVGGGGGTEMEIKGKGEVLSALEDLIPNGKASKPFWARGVDMLGYSLNSLRLSNLEFKDVSLEKTTQMVKLRINPEHTDKLLAGCKSKGIKLCGVLAAAGLIAAHASKHLPDHQWEKYAVVTLLDCRPLLDPPLSANDLGFYHSAIVNSHDINGENTLWELAKRCYTAFADAKNSNKHFSDMSDLNFLMCKAIENPGLTPSSSMRTAFFSVFEDLVIDDSSEVYQELGLEDYEGCASVHGVGPSIAIFDSIRDGGLNCSCVYPSPLHSREQMQDLMDHMRSILVDGCNVESES is encoded by the exons ATGTCAGATCGCAACCCGATCCCGGCACCAACTTCGCCCGACTCCATTGCCCGACCCGTCGGCGGAACCGAGTACAGCTGGTGCAAAGCCGTCCCCGTCGGTACCGGCATAACCGTCCTAGCTCTCCTCCTCACTAAACCCCCAAACATCCCCCTTCTCCAAAACGCCCTCCACAACCTCCAAAATTCCCACCCTATCCTCCGCTCCAACCTCCACTTCGACTCCGCCACCAACTCCTTCTCCTTCCTCACTCCCCCCTCCCCCCACCTCCAAATCCAACCCTTCGATCTCCCATCCACGGCCAGCATTCTCCGCCCCAGCTCCGCCGTCTCCCCATTCCACCAAATCCTCGAGCACGAGCTCAACCTCAACACGTGGCGCAATCCCCACCCTCCGTCCGCCGACGCCGACACCGACGTCTTCTTCGCCAGCACCTACGGTCTGAGCGAGTCGCGGTGGGCGCTGGTGCTCCGGCTGCACACGTCGGCATGCGACCGCGCGGCGGCGGTGGCGCTGCTCAAGGAGCTGTTGGGATCAGTCGGCGGAGGAGGAGGGACAGAGATGGAAATAAAGGGAAAGGGGGAAGTTCTTTCGGCACTTGAGGATCTGATCCCGAATGGGAAGGCGAGTAAGCCGTTCTGGGCGCGTGGGGTGGACATGCTTGGGTACTCTTTGAACTCGTTGAGGCTTTCCAATTTGGAGTTCAAAGACGTGAGTTTGGAGAAGACTACTCAGATGGTGAAGTTGCGGATTAACCCAGAACACACTGATAAGCTTCTTGCT GGTTGCAAATCTAAAGGAATAAAACTGTGCGGAGTGTTGGCAGCTGCTGGATTGATTGCTGCGCATGCCTCTAAGCACCTTCCTGATCATCAATGGGAAAAGTATGCTGTAGTAACACTTCTTGACTGCCGTCCGCTTCTTGATCCACCACTTTCTGCCAATGATCTTG GCTTTTACCATTCTGCCATCGTGAATTCACATGACATAAACGGAGAAAACACACTGTGGGAGCTGGCAAAGAGATGCTACACAGCCTTTGCAGATGCGAAGAACTCTAACAAGCATTTCTCAGACATGTCAGACCTGAACTTCCTCATGTGCAAGGCTATCGAAAACCCTGGTTTGACTCCATCGTCATCCATGAGAACTGCCTTTTTCTCGGTGTTTGAGGACCTAGTGATCGATGATTCCAGTGAAGTGTACCAAGAGCTTGGGTTGGAGGACTATGAGGGGTGCGCTTCAGTCCATGGTGTTGGCCCCTCCATAGCTATTTTTGACTCCATACGTGATGGAGGATTGAATTGCTCATGTGTTTATCCATCTCCCTTGCATTCAAGGGAACAAATGCAGGACTTGATGGATCATATGAGGAGCATTCTTGTAGATGGTTGTAATGTTGAGAGCGAGAGCTAG